In Streptomyces capitiformicae, one genomic interval encodes:
- a CDS encoding pyridoxamine 5'-phosphate oxidase family protein yields the protein MTTNNAPPATAGPRHSVELDSAEALRLLGSVSLGRIVFTQHALPTIRPVNHILDDGDIIIRTHEGSAITSHTRHANGSGVVVAYEADAIDPDTHLGWSVVVTGYARLITDPHELARYQALLHPWVKQVMDYAVRIHPDLVTGIRLTAADETISA from the coding sequence ATGACCACCAACAACGCCCCGCCCGCCACCGCCGGACCACGACACAGCGTGGAACTCGACAGCGCCGAGGCCCTGCGACTCCTGGGCAGCGTCTCCCTGGGCAGGATCGTCTTCACCCAGCACGCGCTCCCCACGATCCGGCCGGTCAACCACATCCTCGACGACGGCGACATCATCATCCGCACCCACGAAGGCTCGGCGATCACCTCGCACACCCGCCATGCGAACGGCTCAGGCGTCGTCGTCGCCTACGAGGCCGACGCCATCGACCCGGACACCCACCTCGGCTGGAGCGTGGTCGTCACCGGCTACGCCCGCCTGATCACCGACCCCCACGAACTGGCCCGCTACCAGGCACTGCTCCACCCCTGGGTGAAACAGGTCATGGACTACGCCGTCCGCATCCACCCCGACCTGGTCACGGGAATCCGGCTCACAGCCGCGGACGAGACCATCAGCGCCTGA
- a CDS encoding pyridoxamine 5'-phosphate oxidase family protein produces the protein MHSNDGFRELGRQECLGLLAKVSVGRIVYTRQALPAVLPVNFCLDDDGAVLLRTCAASELARAVDGSVVAFEADEVDAVARAGWSVVVTGRAAVVNDPAEHEHLNRVVPCSWAPSPVEVFVRVEPELVTGRELVGGRTLYGVRLSG, from the coding sequence ATGCATTCCAACGATGGTTTCCGTGAACTCGGTCGGCAGGAATGTCTGGGTCTGCTGGCGAAGGTGTCGGTCGGCCGCATCGTGTACACCCGGCAGGCACTGCCCGCAGTCCTGCCGGTCAACTTCTGTCTGGACGACGACGGTGCGGTGCTGCTGCGCACCTGTGCGGCTTCGGAACTGGCCCGTGCGGTCGACGGTTCGGTGGTCGCCTTCGAGGCGGACGAGGTCGACGCGGTCGCCCGGGCCGGCTGGAGTGTCGTCGTGACCGGGCGGGCGGCAGTGGTGAACGACCCGGCCGAGCACGAGCACCTGAACAGGGTTGTTCCCTGCTCCTGGGCCCCTTCGCCCGTGGAGGTCTTCGTGCGTGTCGAGCCCGAGCTGGTGACCGGGCGGGAGCTGGTCGGCGGTCGCACGCTGTACGGGGTGCGGCTCTCCGGCTGA
- a CDS encoding STAS domain-containing protein, which yields MSEAHTMPAPCHTERVVGGTTVVELRGEIDLLTAQALVARLDTLTAGPCPDLVLDLRPVSFIDCSGLALLCRTRNRVLARCGRLRLIADSPRFQRILRCTGLAGVFETYR from the coding sequence ATGTCCGAAGCCCACACCATGCCCGCGCCGTGCCACACGGAACGTGTCGTCGGTGGCACAACCGTGGTGGAACTGCGCGGGGAGATCGACCTACTCACGGCGCAGGCCCTTGTGGCACGCCTCGACACGCTCACCGCCGGGCCCTGCCCCGACCTGGTGCTGGACCTCCGTCCCGTGTCGTTCATCGACTGCAGCGGACTCGCCCTGCTGTGCCGGACGAGGAACCGGGTCCTGGCCCGGTGCGGCCGGCTGCGGTTGATTGCCGACAGTCCCCGTTTCCAGCGGATCCTTCGCTGCACCGGCCTGGCCGGTGTCTTCGAGACGTACCGTTGA
- a CDS encoding DEAD/DEAH box helicase codes for MSDLLNKLADVTGLERQMRELTPAQLTYDEEAIRQARAGCATARAELSAELCAALSAEALSRGRSLLDQRLQTLRQRKGTQRSQLNLLRHLKGWAITTHAVRQLKPDAKLFDLVVIDEASQCSIASVLPLLFRARRALIIGDPMQLSHIPGISPEQERQARVRAELSAAWLEDRRLAYHVHSSYHAAAQNGEAALLLDEHYRCHPEIADVVNGHCYSGALEIMTDVRGQVPAVDLMDTGETAPVLAWANVPSSESAQGPGGKSWHNPSEAAAVAGIVRELLHHLPRTATVGVVTPFRAQKDALERMVGSDRVRVGTVHAFQGGQRDVMVLSPVATANTPPRTAHWVASQVNLWNVAITRAKSQLITVGNHGYWQQQTGLPHLLSSRSVLWNRARAVGPHQAPMPEPGPRQDPDRRDLTDTLQQFLASRGIVELERDAIIGGQRIDLLFTAPEGNTAVLVDAGPLPGRDPARHLRLMHQRTDLLIGLPSGGRGAKAGSVERVLRVPAWRILAGPNVLAPLFD; via the coding sequence ATGTCGGACCTTCTCAACAAGCTGGCAGACGTGACGGGCCTGGAGCGGCAGATGCGTGAGCTCACACCTGCCCAGCTCACCTACGACGAGGAGGCCATACGTCAGGCTCGCGCGGGCTGTGCCACGGCCCGCGCCGAACTGTCGGCGGAGCTGTGTGCGGCATTGTCGGCGGAGGCGCTCAGTCGGGGGCGCTCGCTGCTGGACCAGCGACTTCAGACGCTGCGGCAGCGCAAAGGGACCCAGCGCAGCCAGCTGAATCTGCTACGCCACCTGAAGGGGTGGGCGATCACCACGCACGCGGTGCGTCAGCTGAAGCCGGACGCGAAGCTCTTCGACCTGGTCGTCATCGACGAGGCCAGTCAGTGCTCGATCGCTTCGGTGCTGCCCCTGCTGTTCCGCGCCCGGCGCGCTTTGATCATCGGTGATCCGATGCAGCTGAGTCACATCCCCGGCATCTCACCGGAGCAGGAGCGCCAGGCCCGTGTCAGGGCGGAGCTCAGCGCGGCCTGGCTTGAGGACCGCCGACTCGCCTACCACGTCCACTCGTCCTACCACGCCGCCGCGCAGAACGGCGAGGCCGCCCTGCTGCTCGACGAGCACTACCGCTGCCATCCGGAGATCGCCGACGTCGTCAACGGCCACTGCTACTCCGGCGCCCTGGAGATCATGACGGACGTACGCGGCCAGGTACCCGCCGTCGACCTCATGGACACCGGGGAAACCGCTCCCGTACTGGCCTGGGCCAACGTACCGTCCAGCGAGTCGGCGCAGGGGCCAGGCGGAAAGTCGTGGCACAACCCGTCCGAGGCCGCCGCCGTGGCCGGCATCGTGAGGGAGCTGCTGCACCACCTGCCAAGAACTGCAACGGTGGGCGTAGTGACCCCCTTCCGCGCGCAGAAGGACGCCCTGGAGCGCATGGTCGGCAGCGACCGGGTGCGCGTGGGCACAGTCCATGCCTTCCAGGGCGGCCAGCGCGACGTCATGGTCCTCAGCCCGGTGGCGACTGCCAACACACCTCCGAGGACGGCTCACTGGGTGGCGAGCCAGGTCAATCTCTGGAACGTCGCGATCACCCGCGCGAAGTCCCAGTTGATCACCGTGGGCAACCATGGCTACTGGCAGCAGCAGACCGGTCTCCCTCACTTGCTGTCGTCCCGCTCGGTCCTGTGGAACCGAGCACGGGCTGTCGGTCCACACCAAGCTCCCATGCCCGAGCCCGGCCCGCGGCAGGACCCTGACCGCAGGGACCTCACCGACACCCTGCAGCAGTTCCTCGCCTCGCGAGGCATCGTCGAGCTGGAACGCGATGCCATCATCGGCGGACAGCGGATCGACCTGTTGTTCACCGCGCCCGAGGGCAACACCGCGGTCCTGGTGGACGCTGGACCACTGCCCGGCCGTGATCCGGCACGGCACTTGCGCTTGATGCACCAGCGAACCGACCTGCTGATCGGGCTGCCATCCGGCGGCCGGGGTGCGAAGGCCGGCAGCGTCGAGCGAGTTCTCCGTGTCCCCGCGTGGCGCATTCTCGCGGGCCCGAACGTACTGGCGCCGCTGTTCGACTGA
- a CDS encoding sensor histidine kinase, giving the protein MRQVITNLVSNALAHSPPSTPVHIRVGMSVTGPEPPVAVAGSPESRGRVVLEVIGQGPGVPPEAAPNIFDRFYRVDQARARVRGGTGLGLAITAAILEAHGGRVELRTAPDEGARFAVLLP; this is encoded by the coding sequence ATGCGCCAGGTGATCACGAACCTCGTGAGCAACGCCTTGGCCCACTCCCCGCCCAGCACGCCCGTGCACATCCGCGTAGGCATGTCCGTCACAGGGCCAGAACCTCCCGTAGCCGTGGCAGGCAGTCCGGAATCGCGCGGCCGTGTCGTGCTGGAAGTGATCGGCCAAGGGCCCGGCGTGCCGCCGGAGGCCGCGCCGAACATCTTCGACCGGTTCTACCGGGTCGACCAGGCCCGCGCCCGCGTCCGCGGCGGCACGGGACTCGGCCTGGCCATCACCGCCGCGATCCTGGAGGCCCACGGCGGCCGCGTCGAACTCAGGACGGCGCCCGACGAAGGCGCTCGCTTCGCCGTGCTGCTTCCCTAG
- a CDS encoding RICIN domain-containing protein: protein MVAATLAIGMLAVVNPAPAEAATVDTNAWYVLVNRNSGKALDVSGASTADGARVSQWTRHDGVNQQWQFVASGDGFYRLKAQHSGKVLDVAGASTADGAVIQQWADHNGANQQFRLADSDAGHVRLINRTSGKAVEVQGASTADGGNVVQYADQGGANQQWQLVKLSSGGGGGCGSAPTLTSGTHTIQSGGKSRSFILRVPANYDNSRPYRLIFAFHWRGGTAGEVASGGTSGNAWSYYGQQEQSNNSAILVAPQGLGNGWANSGGEDVTFVDDMIRRIEGGLCVNPAQRFATGFSWGGGMSYALACSRANVFRAVAVISGAQISGCSGGTQPIAYFGIHGISDSVLNIGQGRSLRDRFVSNNGCTPQSPREPAPGSRTHITTTYSGCRAGFPVQWAAFDGGHAPGPVDGSTGDSGVATWTKAEIWRFFAQFQ from the coding sequence CTGGTGGCGGCGACCCTCGCGATCGGCATGCTCGCCGTGGTGAATCCGGCGCCCGCCGAGGCGGCGACGGTGGACACCAATGCCTGGTACGTCCTGGTCAATCGCAACAGCGGCAAGGCGCTGGACGTCTCTGGCGCGTCCACCGCCGACGGCGCGCGGGTCAGCCAATGGACGCGCCACGACGGAGTCAACCAGCAGTGGCAGTTCGTGGCCTCCGGCGACGGCTTCTACCGCCTCAAGGCCCAGCATTCGGGCAAGGTTCTCGACGTGGCCGGCGCCTCGACCGCAGACGGTGCCGTGATCCAGCAGTGGGCCGACCACAACGGGGCCAACCAGCAGTTCCGCCTGGCCGACTCCGACGCGGGCCACGTCCGGCTGATCAACCGCACCAGCGGCAAGGCGGTGGAGGTGCAGGGCGCCTCCACCGCCGACGGCGGCAACGTCGTCCAGTACGCCGACCAGGGCGGCGCCAACCAGCAATGGCAGTTGGTCAAGCTGTCGTCCGGTGGCGGCGGTGGATGCGGCAGCGCCCCGACTCTGACGAGCGGTACGCACACGATTCAGAGCGGCGGCAAGAGCCGCAGCTTCATCCTCCGGGTTCCCGCCAACTACGACAACAGCCGCCCCTATCGGTTGATCTTCGCGTTCCACTGGCGGGGCGGAACCGCCGGCGAGGTCGCCTCGGGCGGCACGAGCGGGAACGCCTGGTCCTACTACGGCCAACAGGAACAGTCGAACAACAGCGCGATCCTCGTCGCCCCCCAGGGCCTCGGCAACGGCTGGGCCAATTCGGGTGGTGAGGACGTCACCTTCGTCGACGACATGATCCGGCGGATCGAGGGCGGCCTCTGTGTCAACCCGGCACAGCGTTTCGCCACGGGATTCAGCTGGGGCGGCGGTATGAGCTACGCACTCGCATGCAGCCGGGCGAATGTCTTCAGGGCCGTTGCGGTCATATCCGGCGCTCAGATCAGCGGGTGCAGTGGCGGCACCCAGCCCATCGCCTACTTCGGAATCCACGGCATCAGCGACTCCGTCCTCAACATCGGGCAAGGACGGTCCCTGCGCGACAGGTTCGTCAGCAACAACGGCTGCACCCCCCAGAGCCCGCGCGAGCCCGCGCCGGGCAGCCGAACGCACATCACCACCACCTACTCGGGCTGCCGTGCCGGATTCCCGGTCCAATGGGCCGCGTTCGACGGAGGCCACGCACCCGGTCCGGTCGACGGCTCCACCGGCGACAGCGGCGTCGCCACCTGGACCAAAGCAGAGATCTGGAGGTTCTTCGCACAGTTCCAGTGA
- a CDS encoding endo-1,4-beta-xylanase: MGLYALPRPVVRRKIRGLLLALVVGALGTVAALVAPPTAHAAESTLGAAAAQSGRYFGTAIASGRLGDSAYTTIAGREFNSVTAENEMKIDATEPQRGQFNFTAGDRVYNWAVQNGKQVRGHTLAWHSQQPGWMQSLSGSTLRQAMINHINGVMGHYKGKIVQWDVVNEAFADGSSGARRDSNLQRTGNDWIEVAFRTARAADPAAKLCYNDYNVENWTWAKTQAMYAMVRDFKQRGVPIDCVGFQSHFNSGSPYNSNFRTTLQNFAALGVDVAITELDIQGASATTYANVTNDCLAVPRCLGITVWGVRDSDSWRPEHTPLLFNRDGSKKPAYTAVLNALNGGSTTPPSGSGQIKGVGSGRCLDVPGTSTTDGTQLHLWDCHNGTNQQWTYTAANELRVYGNKCLDAAGTGNGTKVQIYSCWGGDNQKWRLNSDGSIVGVQSGLCLEAAAGGTANGTLIQLYSCSNSSNQRWTRT, translated from the coding sequence TCCGCCGGAAGATCCGCGGCCTGCTGCTGGCGCTGGTCGTCGGCGCCCTCGGTACGGTCGCCGCACTGGTCGCGCCGCCGACCGCACACGCCGCCGAGAGCACGCTCGGCGCCGCGGCGGCGCAGAGCGGCCGCTACTTCGGCACCGCCATCGCCTCGGGCAGGCTGGGCGACTCGGCGTACACGACGATCGCGGGCCGTGAGTTCAACTCGGTGACGGCCGAGAACGAGATGAAGATCGACGCCACCGAACCGCAGCGGGGCCAGTTCAACTTCACCGCCGGTGACCGCGTCTACAACTGGGCGGTGCAGAACGGCAAGCAGGTGCGCGGTCACACCCTGGCCTGGCACTCCCAGCAGCCCGGCTGGATGCAGAGCCTCAGCGGCAGCACGCTGCGCCAGGCGATGATCAACCACATCAACGGCGTGATGGGTCACTACAAGGGCAAGATCGTCCAGTGGGACGTCGTGAACGAGGCCTTCGCCGACGGCAGTTCGGGAGCCCGGCGCGACTCCAACCTGCAGCGCACCGGCAATGACTGGATCGAGGTCGCCTTCCGCACCGCGCGCGCCGCAGACCCTGCCGCCAAGCTCTGCTACAACGACTACAACGTCGAGAACTGGACCTGGGCCAAAACCCAGGCCATGTACGCCATGGTCCGGGACTTCAAGCAGCGCGGCGTGCCGATCGACTGCGTCGGCTTCCAGTCGCACTTCAACAGCGGCAGCCCCTACAACAGCAACTTCCGCACCACACTGCAGAACTTCGCCGCCCTCGGCGTCGACGTGGCCATCACCGAACTCGACATCCAGGGCGCCTCGGCCACGACCTACGCCAACGTGACCAACGACTGCCTGGCCGTCCCGCGCTGCCTCGGCATCACCGTCTGGGGTGTGCGCGACTCCGACTCCTGGCGACCGGAGCACACGCCGTTGCTGTTCAACCGCGACGGCAGCAAGAAGCCCGCCTACACCGCCGTCCTCAACGCACTCAACGGCGGCTCCACTACGCCCCCTTCGGGCTCCGGACAGATCAAGGGCGTCGGTTCGGGCCGCTGCCTGGACGTGCCCGGCACCAGTACCACCGACGGCACCCAGCTCCACCTGTGGGACTGCCACAACGGCACCAACCAGCAGTGGACGTACACAGCCGCCAATGAGCTCAGGGTCTACGGCAACAAGTGCCTGGACGCCGCCGGCACAGGCAACGGCACCAAAGTCCAGATCTACAGCTGCTGGGGCGGCGACAACCAGAAATGGCGCCTCAACTCCGACGGATCCATCGTCGGAGTCCAGTCCGGCCTCTGCCTCGAAGCCGCCGCAGGCGGCACCGCCAACGGCACCCTGATCCAGCTCTACTCCTGCTCGAACAGCAGCAACCAGCGCTGGACCCGCACGTGA